AGGTCGGCACGTCGTACGGGACGGGGCGCACGCGCTCGTACCGGATGTGCCGAGAGCCCTCGCGGACGCCGTCGCCGCACTGCGCGGATGACCCCCGCCGGCCCGCCCGCGCGCCCGGCCCCCGACCCTGATTCCGAACCGACCGCCGACCAGGCAACCAAGGACGCCATGAGCAGCCCGACGACCGACAGCCCCGCCCACTCGGCGAGCACCGCCAGCACGCTCATCACCAACATCGCTGCCCTGGTCACCAACGACCCCTCTCTCGGGGACGGTTCCCCCCTCGGACTGATCCAGGACGCGGCCGTCGTCATCGACGGTGAACGCATCGCGTGGACCGGTGATCAAAGCAAAGCACCCGCCACTGACAATCGCGTCGACGCCGGTGGGCGGGCGGTGATCCCGGGCTTCGTGGACTCCCACTCCCACCTCGTCTTCGCGGGCGACCGGACCGCCGAGTTCAACGCCCGTATGTCCGGCCGGGCCTACAGCGCGGGCGGCATCCGTACGACCGTCGCCGCCACCCGCGCCGCCACCGACGAGGAACTGGAGGCCAACCTCACCCGTTACCTCCGCGAGGCACTCCGCCAGGGCACGACCACCTTCGAGACGAAGTCGGGTTACGGCCTGACCGTCGAGGACGAGGCACGGGCCCTGCGCATCGCCGCGCGGCACACGGACGAGGTGACGTACCTCGGCGCCCACATCGTCTCCCCCGACCACACCGAGGACCCCGCCGCGTACGTGGCCCTCGTCACCGGCGAGATGCTCGACGCCTGCGCCCCGTACGCCCGTTGGATCGACGTCTTCTGCGAGAAGGGCGCCTTCGACGGCGACCAGGCCCGCGCGATCCTCACGGCGGGCAGGGCCAGGGGCCTGCACCCGCGCATCCACGCCAACCAGCTGTCGTACGGCCCCGGCGTCCAACTCGCCGTGGAACTGGACGCGGCGAGCGCGGACCACTGCACCCACCTCACCGACGCGGACGTGGACGCCCTCGCG
The DNA window shown above is from Streptomyces akebiae and carries:
- the hutI gene encoding imidazolonepropionase, which encodes MTPAGPPARPAPDPDSEPTADQATKDAMSSPTTDSPAHSASTASTLITNIAALVTNDPSLGDGSPLGLIQDAAVVIDGERIAWTGDQSKAPATDNRVDAGGRAVIPGFVDSHSHLVFAGDRTAEFNARMSGRAYSAGGIRTTVAATRAATDEELEANLTRYLREALRQGTTTFETKSGYGLTVEDEARALRIAARHTDEVTYLGAHIVSPDHTEDPAAYVALVTGEMLDACAPYARWIDVFCEKGAFDGDQARAILTAGRARGLHPRIHANQLSYGPGVQLAVELDAASADHCTHLTDADVDALAHSRTVATLLPGAEFSTRAQWPDARRLLDAGVTVALSTDCNPGSSFTSSVPFCVALAVRDMGMTPDEAVWSATAGGARALRRDDIGRLTPGAYADLALLDAPSHVHLAYRPGVPLVTGVWRRGVRVL